The region CCTTCTTATTCGCTGTTTCGTAAGGATCAGTTCTTAGCGACTTGGACCGGCTGAGCGGGAGCAGCAGGTGACTGTGCAGACGCGGTCGTCGGATTTCCGTTGTCGGCGCCGGCAGCCTTAGAGGGCGTGTAGGCACATTTGATCGTGAAATTAACGATCCCGACCTTTGGTGGTTCACCGGTTGCATTTGCTTTGACCGGAGCGTTTTGGTTAACGATCTCGTTTCGAACGGTCTCGATATTCAGGTTAGAGAACAGCCCGTTTGAAAATTCAAGACTGCGTCCAAACTGCGTGACCTGTGATTCATCGGGCGAACTGCCTTTGATAACCAATCCTTCACCGGCCTGCTCGACGCTTTCCAGATAAAGTCCCGGAACCATTGCTATGCGTTCACGCATCGCTTCAAGTACCGCACTCGGGCCGGCTTGCGAAGCTCGCAGCTTCTTAATGGCCTCAATACGGGAGTCGATGTTGGCGATCTTTTGCTCCAACTCTCGCTGTTCGTTCATCACGACCTCAAGCTCAGCCTGGATGCGCTTTTGCTCGTCGAGTTGACGTTCGGCTTCGGTTTTTGCCATCTGGGTGCTGATCACGTCCCATCCGATGACCGCCGCGAGCAGGAAGCCCACCACGACGGAGAGGAGAAGAAAGCGTGAACTACCGCTCGATATTTTGCGATCGACAGCTACAACTGTGCCGCTTTGTCTTTCTGTAACAGAATTTATTAGATTGATCTTAATCATCTTTCTTACACTCCCCTTACTGCCAATCCGACGGCTACCGCCATTTCAGGCACGATCTCGCTAAGGTAATCAGGGTCAAACTTCTTTGAGTCAACATTAATGTTGCGGAAAGGATCGAGCACCTCGACCGTTAGCTCAAGCCTTTCTGAGAGTTCCTGAGCAAGGCCGACAAGCTTCGAACCGCCGCCTGAAATAAGGATCTTTTGTACAACGGTTTCGTTGTCCTCGGTCGTTGCACGATAGAAATCGAAGGTCTTCTGGATCTCCATAGCGACGATCTCTGTCACGTTGTTCATTAGCGGCTCGATCGATTTTTCCTCGATACCTTCGACGGCATCGGTGACACCGCGTTTGACCGCTTCGGCCTGTTGGAAGTTAAGGCCAAGGCTTCGCTGTAGAACATCCGTAAACTGGCTGCCTCCAACTGTGATGTCGCGTGTGAACAAAGAGCGGTTGCCCTTTACAATATTGACATTCATCGTCGAGGCTCCGATGTTGAGAAGTGTTACGACATCATTCTCGGTCGGATTGTAATTAACTTCGTAGCAATTCTGCAGAGCAAATGTATCGACATCGATCACGACCGCGGTCTTGCCGGCGAGCTGGATCGCCTGCTTTATATTGTCTATGCGCTCGCTCTTGCAGGCTGCGATCAAAACATGAGTAGAATCTGACGTTTCCGATGTGACCTGATAATCCAGGCTGACATCTGCCAGATCATAAGGAATATGTTCCTCAGCGTGCCAGTCGATAGATTCTTCTAATTCCTCTTTGCTCATTGCTGGCAGAACGATGTTCTTTATGATCACCGAATGGCCGCTGACGCCGGTAACGACATTGTCTGCGTGCACATCATGATTGCTGCAAACGCTGCGGATAACATCCGAAACGACATTAAGCTCCATGATCTGGCCGTCGATGATCGTATCGCCGGGTAGATTTTCATAGCCGAGGCTTACTAAGTTCAGGTTATTCATCTTGCCTTCAAGCTCGACCATTTTTATCGAGCTGGAACCGATGTCTAAACCAGCAACGCTTTTCTTTTTACCGAACATTATTTTTTGCTCCTTTTTGCAGAACGCTTTTCTTATGTCGAAAAAGTTTTCTTAATATGTTCCCATCCGAATTTACAGGTTTTTGATTTGAGGATCGGTTGCCACCGTTAGATAAACCGGAAAAGACGAGGATGTGCTTGCGTGAAGGTCATTTCTGAGATGTACTCAAAACCTGCACTTTTCGGATGTTTAGATCACAGAGTGATCATCGGAACATATTGTTTTTAGAAAACTTTGCCGCATTTGGTGGCGATGGGTGCGCGGGCCTTTCGGTCGCTACAGTTACAAAAGTACAGGAATGAACAAACTATGTCAACACTTTTTTGCAATGTTTAACGCAATATGAAAGAAAATCATTCACGGACTGAATCAAGGGTCGGTCAGAATGACATATTGAGAAGGGAAATGAGAGCGAAAACCTGACGTTTAGTTGAGGATAAGCTGCCAATAGCCTACATCTATCCAACGGTCGAACTTGCGACCGACCTCGCGAAAATGGGCGACCTTTTCGAAGCCAAAATTTTCGTGGAGCTTTATGCTTGCGTCGTTCGGAAGGGAAATGCCGCCAATGATCGCATGAAAATCGCCTTTCCTTATTTCATCAAACAACTTCTCGTAAAGTAGCTTGCCTATGCCGCGCTCCGTGTGTCCGGGCCGAACATACACTGTAACTTCGACGGAATGTAAATAGGCCTGCCGGACACGAAAACGTCGTCCATAAGCGTAGCCGACGATCTCATCGTTCTCCTCACACACAAGGAACGGATAACCGGAATACCAACACTCTTCGATCCGCCTGAGCATCTCAGCCTCGTCAATAGGCTCGATCTCAAACGTCGCATGAGAAGTAGCGATGTAATAATTGTAGATATACGCTATGTCGAGAGCGTCATCGTCTTTTGCACTGCGGATTTGCATTAATTTCGCGTCGCGTATTGAAGAACGGCAGAGAATGTTTTCGACTGTTCTACTTGGGTTTAGCCTCTTTCTTATCGTCTTTTTCAACATTAACCCACATGTACCCATTTTCCCCGGCTTTAATGACGGTACTTGTGCTTTTTGAATTATCGATATAGATATCTGTGAAATAGGTCTTGTAATACCAAACAAAAAAGACTGATCCTAACGTCGGTTTCTCAATTTCACGATAATCTAACCAGATCTCACGTGGAGGTGTGGTCTTGAATCCTCGTAAGCCCTTTTGGAGGTATCTTTTATCCGCAATAATTTTGCTACCAGTAGGGTCGATGTGATAAATCCCTTCCATACCATAGAGAGCAACACCGTTGGTCTGAAACGCGGGGAATAACCAAACATCAAAAGTCTTATCGGCATTCAGTCGAATATATTGATTGAAGGTCGGGGAGTTTGGTCCTATTTTTGCCGTCAGCGCTGCTCCAGCGGTCGCCAGAGCTTTTGCATGGGTATTCAGAAAATCTTGCTCTGTCTTTTCAGTAGTCTTCGTAATCTTCCCGGTGGAGTCGAATAAGTAGTGAAAGACGAGGTCATATTTATCGTTCGCAAGCTTACCATAGACTGCGTGCCAAAGTTTTTTGCCATCCTGAAAACAAAACCATGCGCCTCCTAGCTTCGCAATTTCCGCTTTGTCCTCAGTCATTAGGACGTCGGTAGTTTTCCACGCAACTTCATCGTATTCGACAAGCCATTGAGCAAGTTCCGATTTCTTTGCAAAGTCTATTGTATCGAATTTAGGTCCGGTTGATTTTGTTTTTTGTGCAAAGGATGCGAACGATCCAAATGCAAGTATCGTTGTCGCTACAAGCACCGTAAAGTTTAGAATTGATCTAGGACTTTTCATTAATGTTCTCCCATTCGCTCACGCCAGCTTTGGGTTGGGCCGCCGGCGTCGACGCGGACCATTTCGATGGCTCCGGGCGAAGGGCAGACTAGATAACATAGATTGCATCCGACGCATTCTTTTTCGATGACAAGCGGATATTTTTTGCCGTCAACTTCCTCGAAGACAAAGCTCTGGTGAGCACCGTCTTCGCAAGCGACGTAGCAGAGATTACATTGAATACACTTCTCTTTGTTGACGCGGGCCTTAACATCGTAGTTCAGATCGAGATTTCCCCAATCGGTCATGCGGCCGACCGATTTGCCGACAATGTCATTGACGGAAGCAAAGCCTTTGTCGACGAGATAGTTATTCAGCCCGTCGATCATATCCTCGACGATACGATAGCCGTAATGCATCACTGCAGTGCAAACCTGAACATTTCCGGCGCCAAGCAGCATAAATTCGACCGCGTCGCGCCAAGTATTGATACCGCCGATGCCGCTGATCGGAATATTGAATTCTTCATCGCGTGCAAGCTCGGAAACCATGTTCAGAGCGATCGGTTTGACCGCCGTGCCGCAATAACCACCGTGAGCAGCCATGCCGTTGACATTCGGATAAGGGATCATCGTATCGATATCAACGCCGATGACCGAATTGATCGTGTTGATCAGCGAAACCGCATCCGCTCCGCCGCGTTGAGCAGCGTGTCCCGGCGGCACGATATGTGTGACATTTGGAGTGAGTTTAACTATCACCGGAATGTTGGAAACTTCCTTGACCCATTCCGTGACCATGCACGTGTACTCGGGAACCTGTCCCATCGCCGCGCCCATTCCACGCTCCGACATTCCGTGCGGACAGCCAAAATTAAGCTCAAAACCATCGCAGCCCGTATCTTGAGTTTTCTTAGTTATCTCCTGCCACGCTTCTTTTTTTGACTCGACCATTAAAGAAGCGATCACGGCGTGGTTCGGATATTTCTTTTTACAGGCGGCGATCTCTTTGAGATTGACATCGAGCGAACGGTCAGTGATCAACTCGATGTTGTTAAGGCCGATAAGCCGATTCGTGCCCGAATCGAGTCCTGCCAGCCGCGACGAGACGTTGGTAATAGGCTCGCCAAGCGTTTTCCAAACCGCCCCGCCCCAACCAGCGTCAAAAGCCCGCTCTACCATCGAACCCATATTAGTAGGCGGCGCGCTTGCGAGCCAAAACGGATTGGGTGATTTAATTCCTGCAAAATTAATACTTAGATCAGCCATAAAATTAATGTGGGACAGTGTCGACTGGCGCCTTTGGCGGATCGCGAAGTACGGCTCCCGCGAACTCGACCTTTTCACCCGACAGTGACTCATGAATACTCATCGCACCGAGTTTTCCCATTTGTGAAGCGTCAACCGCTTCCTTTCCGCCGTTTGCACAGTCGCCGCCGGAGAATATCTTTGGATTCGACGTCTGCATCTGGTCATTAATGACAACGCGACCTTTTTCATCCACTTCGACTCCGGCTACATCTGAGAAGAATGATGCCATTTTCTGTTGGCCGATGGCTTTGATGACCATGTCGCACTTGATCTCAAACTCAGTTCCGTCAGGTCTTGCACACAGCAAGGCGTTTATGTGTCCGACACCTGTGATCGCGATCGGTTTGGTCTGCCACGAAAATTCGATGCCGTCTTTGCGAGCTAGTTCCATCTCGTAATCGTATGCCGGAGCGTCTTTTTCAGTGCGGCGGTAGACCATGGTCACTTTTTCGGCACCGAGGCGCTTTGCCTGCGTCACGGCATCGATGGCGGTGTTGCCTGCACCAATAACTAAAACGTTTTTGCCGAGGGGAACGGTTTTCCAATCGCGGCTCTTTATTTTTTCAATAAAATGAAGGGCGTCGTAAACGCCATCGAGTTCTTCGCCGGGAATATTGAGTTTATTGGTTTCGCCGAGGCCGGTCGCGAGAAAAATTGCATCATGTTTCGAATGCAAGTCATCCATCGCGGTTATTTCAGTATTGAGAAGAAACTTCACGCCCATTTTCTCGACGTGTTCGACCTCGCTTAGGCTAACGGACTGTGGCATCTTGTATTCCGCCATCCCGTAGGTGTCGAGGCCTCCGGCCTGTGCTCGTTTCTCATAAACCGTCACGTAGTAACCCAACCGTGCAAGATACGACGCACACGACAAGCCCGCAGGGCCAGAGCCGACGATACCAACCGACTTGCCGTTCGACTCACCCTTCGTATATATCTGACGGCCGCTCGACATCGCATGATCGGTCGCGTATCGCTGAAGCCGTCCAATTTCAATAGGCTTATCGAGCAAAGTCTTTTCGACACAGGCACCTTCGCAAAGGACCTCGACTGGGCAGACGCGAGCGCAACTAGCACCTATTGGATTTGCATCAAAGATCACACGAGCCGAGCCGTGCAAATTGCCGCTCGCGATCTTCTTGATAAACGAGGGTACGTCAATATGCGTCGGACAAGCATGCGTGCACGGAGCGTCATAGCAATACAGACAGCGATTCGCCTCATGCAAAGCTTCTACCGTCGTCAAGGCCGGATTGATCTCCGAAAAATTTTGCTCGATCTGTGTTATATCGAGCGGTGAGCAATAGTCATTTGCCATAAGAGTTATTCACCACAGAGTCACGGAGAGCACAGAGTTTTTCAAAAAACAGCATATCTCTGTGTTCTCTGTGCCTCTGTGGTGCAATCTTCATTAATCCGCTACGATCGGCCCGTAAGCATCCGGCCTGCGGTCTCTAAAGAACTGCCAAGTATTTCGCACCTCGCGGATCTTGTCCATATCGAGGTCGGCGACGACGAGTTCGTCCTGATCGCGGGAGCCCTCGGCGATTATCTGGCCGCGCGGGTCACAAAAATAGCTTTGCCCGTAGAATTCGCCAATGTTCCAAGGTGCCTCTGTGCCGACACGATTGATCGCTCCGACAAAATAGCCGTTCGCAACCGCGTGTGCAGGCTGTTCGAGCTTCCAAAGATATTCCGAAAGCCCGGCGACAGTTGCCGATGGGTTAAAGATAATCTCAGCTCCATTCAAACCAAGACATCGAGCTCCCTCGGGAAAGTGTCGGTCATAACATATATAGACGCCGATCCGCGCAAACGCCGTATCAAAACACGGGTAGCCAAGATTGCCGGGCTTGAAATAGAACTTTTCCCAAAAGCCGGGATTGACGTGCGGGATATGCGTTTTGCGATATTTACCGAGATATTTGCCGTCGGCGTCGATCACTGCAGCGGTGTTGTAATAAACGCCCGTCTGCTCTTCCTCATAGATCGGAACGATGATCACCATGCCGAACTGCTTAGCTACATCCTGCATCAGCTTAACCGTCGGGCCGTCAGGAATGCGTTCGACAGCTTCGTACCAACGCGTCTGCTGTTCAGCACAGAAATACGGCATCGTGAAAACCTCTTGAAAGCAAAGCATCTGAACGCCCTGCTTAGCCGCATCCTCAACCATCGTCATTTGATGGTCAATATTTGCTTTCCTTATTTCCTCTATCGGAGCATCGGTCGGTGCCGCGTTATGCGCCTGTATTAGTCCACATTTGATTATTCTTGACATAGATTTAAGACATCCAGTTTACACCCGCCTCGGGGTTCCATTTGGTTGTTGTTTTCTTTAACTTTGTCCAAAACTCGATCGAGCTGCGTCCCGTGATATCGTTCGCACCGAAACGCGATTCATTCCAGCCTCCGAAAGAGAACGGTTCACGCGGCACTGGTACACCGATGTTGACGCCGACCATTCCGGCACTGGCGTGTTCCATGACGTATCTCGCCAGGCCGCCGCTTTGCGTGAAGACCGCTGCAGCGTTGCCGTAAGGATTTTCGTTCTCGATCTTGATCGCTTCGTCGAGCGTATCTGTCCGCATGATCGAAATGACCGGGCCAAATATCTCTTCGGTCGCAACCGACATGTCAGGTTTAACAAAGTCGATGACAGTCGGCCCGACGTAGGTTCCGTTTTCTTTGCCTTCGACGACCGCACCGCGTCCGTCAACGAGGATCTTCGCTCCGTTGCGTTCGGCTTCGGAAATGTAATCTTCGATGCGCGTTTTTGCGGCTTTTGAGATCACGGCGCCGAGATTTTTGCCGGGAACGATCTTGCGTGCTTCGGCGACGATCTGATCGATGATCGGATCGACATTGCCGACAGCGAGCATCGCTGATGCGGCCATGCAGCGTTGTCCGGCACAGCCTGACATCGAAGCCGTAACATTCGAGGCAGTCATCGCCGGATTTGCATCCGGTAGAACGAAGAGATGATTTTTTGCACCACCGAGAGCGATGCAGCGTTTTAGATGATGTGTGCTCTGCTGATAAACGAGCTTTGCAACCTTCGTCGAGCCGACAAAACTGACCGCCTCGATATCTTTGTGAGAACAGATGCCTTCGACGATCTCTTTGCCACCGTTGACGATGTTGAAAACACCGTCGGGCAAACCTGCTTCTTTTAATAGCTCGGCCATTCGCTCACAGGAAAGCGGCACGAGTTCGGATGGCTTCATTATCATTGTGTTGCCGAGCACAAGAGCGTTCGGCATCGTCCAATTTGGCACCATCAAGGGGAAATTGAACGGCACGATCGAAGCAACCACGCCGACAGGGAAATGCTCGGTTCGACACTCGACGCCGCGGCTGACTTCCATGATCTCGCCGGAAATAAGCTGCGGCATCGAACAGGCAAATTCAGTAAGCTCGATGCTCTTATCGACCTCGGCACGAGCTTCGTCAATGGTCTTGCCGTTTTCCTCAGAGACCAAAGCGGCAAGCTCATCCGAGTGTTTCTCTAGCAAATAGCGGTAGCGGAAAAATACCTGCACACGTTCCTTTATCGGCAGCTTGCTCCAGCTTTCAAAAGCCTTTTTCGCCGATCTTACAGCCCTTTCCAATTCATCCGGCGTTGACATCGGAACCGTCGCCAACAGGTTGCCGTCCAGCGGCGACGTGACATCAAAATCATTTGCGGATGTACTTTCCACAAATTCGCCGTTGTAAAAATTCTTAACTCTCTCGTATTTCATTATTTTTTTCTGTCGGCGGGATCGCCGCCATCAACGCCCAGTGCACGACAAACGCGACACCGAATCCAACAAACCACGCATAATCGTATAACGGTCGAAGTATTGGAATTATCAACCCTATCCACGCAAAAAAGCAACCCAGAAGCGTTGCAATTACCGCACTCCAATTCCAGCCGCCGTAAATTCCTTTGCTGCGGTAAAGATCGCCAAGATTCAGGTTTTTGTTACGGACAAGCCAATAATCCGCGATCAAAACGCCTGCTATCGATCCTAAACCGCCAGAATACCCAACCAGCCAGCCAAAAATGTAACCGCTTGGATCGGCGAGTAATTTCCAAGGCATCATCAAAATGCCGATGATCCCTGTGATCAGGCCGCCGGTGCGAAATGAGATCAGTTTTGGGAACGCGTTGGCAAAATCATTTGCGGGTGAGACTACGTTTGCCGCGATATTTACTGATAAGGTTGCAACAACAACCGTGAACATCGAAATAGCGACGACTATCGGCTGAGAGAATTGTCCGACAAGTTTAACAGGGTCCCAAGCGTCTGCCTTGTTCATATCTGGAAAGACTATTAACGCCGCCGACGTTATTAAAATGCCCATCGCCGCAAAAACTACCATAGTAGTCGGCAAAGCGACTGTCTGCCCGACGACCTGTTCCTTCTGACTCTTACCAAATCGCGTAAAGTCCGGCATGTTGAGCGAAAGCGTCGCCCAAAAACCGATCATCGCCGTCAACGATGGAATAAATATCGGCCAAAATTCGCCAAACGTCTGAAACTTGCCGGGTTCATTGAGCAAGAAACCTACGCCGCCCGCTTGATACAATATCCACGCGAGCAAAATGCCTGTCATCACCAAAACATAGGGCGCGGCCCAATTTTCGACGATCCGCAGCAGGTCCATTCCCTTGTAAATAATGGCGATGTTCATGCCCCAAAAGATCATGAACGAGAGCCATTCCGTCGGCGTGTGTCCTCCGATCGGCCCGCCGAGCAAAGTCGCCCAACCGGGAATGAACGCCGCGAAAAAAGTCTGCAAAGCCTGTCCGCCGATCCAGGCTTGAATACCGAACCAGCCGCACGCGACAATTGCCCTCATCAACGCAGGCACGTTCGAGCCCATCGTTCCATAAGCCGCACGAGCGAAAACCGGAAAGGGAATTCCGTACTTTGTTCCGGGGTGCGAATTGAGCAAGATGGGCGCGAGGACAATGATGTTGCCGAGCAAAATAGTGAACAAAGCCTGCCACCAGTTCATACCCGCCGAGATCAACCCCGACGCCATCATATAAGTCGGTATGCAATGCGCCATCGAGATCCAAAGCGCCGCGTAGTTGTACGTCGTCCAATTGCGCTTGGCGACAGGCACCGGAGCGAGGTCTTCGTTATACAAAGGCGAAGATTCGATATCTTTTAACGCGTCAGCATTTAACTCAACGCGTCCGTCATCGTGTTGGACAGTTTCGGTCATAAATATTTACCCCGATCATTCCGCCGCAGTTTTAGAAATTAGTGGTTGTTACCGTTCTATAATATAAATTAAAAAGCCTTTACGTTCGAACTGCCAGATATTTTTCGGACGCCGCAAATAAAGCGTGAAAGTTGCAAATAATGGCTGGAAGTTGTAAATAATTTGTTACCGGAGCAGATTTCACGCTACCGGAGCAGATTTAACGTTACCGACACAAAAAACAGGCGAACGGAGCTGATAACTTTAAAAAGTTTCGCATATTTCGTGTACGCTTCATCTATCACGCTATCGCGACAGTTTTACCTTACAATTTGAAGTTATCTGAAACTTCCACCGCATAATATTAACTTTTTACGATTTTAAGGAGAAAAAATTATGAAAGATTCAGAAAGACGACGATTAGAGGCTTTTGAGAGGGTCAAGCAGTTTTCTCTCGACAACGCGGCCGATTTTCCAAACCTATCCATTCAAAAGATCAACATGGACAAGATCATCGCGGAAGTGACTTTGCTGGACGATATCGGTGTCGATCAGTCGGCCAGCGACGCCGCTGCCGGAGCGGCGTTTGAATCAAAAGGCACGGCTCGCGAAAACCTCGTCGAAGAGATGGAACCTATCGCCCGCACGGCGCGGATGATGGAGTACGAGTTTGACGGCATCACCGAGCTATTTTCTTTCCCCAAAAACAAGACCGATGTGGACATGCTCAACACGGCCCGCGCCTGGCTGCTCATCCTTCCCACGCACGAAGGCGACTTCATCAATTACGGTTTAGCCAATGATTTCATTGACCGTCTTAGCGATGCCGCAAATGCCTTCGAAGCATCGTTCACGGCCCCCGTTACGGCAATCGATAATCGCGTCGCCGCCACCGCCGAGATCGGCGAATCCGTCCGACGAGGAATGATCGCCCTCCGCATCTGCGACGCCGTCATGCAAAACCTCTACGCCAACAACCCCGGCAAACGCGCCGCCTGGAACAGCGCCAGCCACGTAGAACGCGCGCCCCAAAAAGCCAAACCACCGACGCCAACACCAGACGACGATAACGACGCATAATCGCCAACAAAGAAAAGGACGGCTCCCCGCCGTCCTTTTATCGAATACATAAATCAACTCTAAATTCGGCCAAGATATCGTTTGTTCTAACAACTTAAACAATCGGACCTACCGGACAGTTTGACGGTCGCGAGCTATTCCAGAATTCGATGAGTTTTTTCTTTGCACCCATCTCAAAGAACCAGTAACGAATGTAACGAAGATCGCGCGCCGAAATATTACCATTGAGATGTTCGCAATTTTCAATCTTAAAACTGGCGTCGTAATCAGCGCCAACCAC is a window of Chloracidobacterium sp. DNA encoding:
- a CDS encoding PilN domain-containing protein, which translates into the protein MIKINLINSVTERQSGTVVAVDRKISSGSSRFLLLSVVVGFLLAAVIGWDVISTQMAKTEAERQLDEQKRIQAELEVVMNEQRELEQKIANIDSRIEAIKKLRASQAGPSAVLEAMRERIAMVPGLYLESVEQAGEGLVIKGSSPDESQVTQFGRSLEFSNGLFSNLNIETVRNEIVNQNAPVKANATGEPPKVGIVNFTIKCAYTPSKAAGADNGNPTTASAQSPAAPAQPVQVAKN
- the pilM gene encoding type IV pilus assembly protein PilM, whose translation is MFGKKKSVAGLDIGSSSIKMVELEGKMNNLNLVSLGYENLPGDTIIDGQIMELNVVSDVIRSVCSNHDVHADNVVTGVSGHSVIIKNIVLPAMSKEELEESIDWHAEEHIPYDLADVSLDYQVTSETSDSTHVLIAACKSERIDNIKQAIQLAGKTAVVIDVDTFALQNCYEVNYNPTENDVVTLLNIGASTMNVNIVKGNRSLFTRDITVGGSQFTDVLQRSLGLNFQQAEAVKRGVTDAVEGIEEKSIEPLMNNVTEIVAMEIQKTFDFYRATTEDNETVVQKILISGGGSKLVGLAQELSERLELTVEVLDPFRNINVDSKKFDPDYLSEIVPEMAVAVGLAVRGV
- a CDS encoding N-acetyltransferase yields the protein MQIRSAKDDDALDIAYIYNYYIATSHATFEIEPIDEAEMLRRIEECWYSGYPFLVCEENDEIVGYAYGRRFRVRQAYLHSVEVTVYVRPGHTERGIGKLLYEKLFDEIRKGDFHAIIGGISLPNDASIKLHENFGFEKVAHFREVGRKFDRWIDVGYWQLILN
- the preA gene encoding NAD-dependent dihydropyrimidine dehydrogenase subunit PreA, whose protein sequence is MADLSINFAGIKSPNPFWLASAPPTNMGSMVERAFDAGWGGAVWKTLGEPITNVSSRLAGLDSGTNRLIGLNNIELITDRSLDVNLKEIAACKKKYPNHAVIASLMVESKKEAWQEITKKTQDTGCDGFELNFGCPHGMSERGMGAAMGQVPEYTCMVTEWVKEVSNIPVIVKLTPNVTHIVPPGHAAQRGGADAVSLINTINSVIGVDIDTMIPYPNVNGMAAHGGYCGTAVKPIALNMVSELARDEEFNIPISGIGGINTWRDAVEFMLLGAGNVQVCTAVMHYGYRIVEDMIDGLNNYLVDKGFASVNDIVGKSVGRMTDWGNLDLNYDVKARVNKEKCIQCNLCYVACEDGAHQSFVFEEVDGKKYPLVIEKECVGCNLCYLVCPSPGAIEMVRVDAGGPTQSWRERMGEH
- a CDS encoding NAD(P)-dependent oxidoreductase: MANDYCSPLDITQIEQNFSEINPALTTVEALHEANRCLYCYDAPCTHACPTHIDVPSFIKKIASGNLHGSARVIFDANPIGASCARVCPVEVLCEGACVEKTLLDKPIEIGRLQRYATDHAMSSGRQIYTKGESNGKSVGIVGSGPAGLSCASYLARLGYYVTVYEKRAQAGGLDTYGMAEYKMPQSVSLSEVEHVEKMGVKFLLNTEITAMDDLHSKHDAIFLATGLGETNKLNIPGEELDGVYDALHFIEKIKSRDWKTVPLGKNVLVIGAGNTAIDAVTQAKRLGAEKVTMVYRRTEKDAPAYDYEMELARKDGIEFSWQTKPIAITGVGHINALLCARPDGTEFEIKCDMVIKAIGQQKMASFFSDVAGVEVDEKGRVVINDQMQTSNPKIFSGGDCANGGKEAVDASQMGKLGAMSIHESLSGEKVEFAGAVLRDPPKAPVDTVPH
- a CDS encoding acyltransferase codes for the protein MSRIIKCGLIQAHNAAPTDAPIEEIRKANIDHQMTMVEDAAKQGVQMLCFQEVFTMPYFCAEQQTRWYEAVERIPDGPTVKLMQDVAKQFGMVIIVPIYEEEQTGVYYNTAAVIDADGKYLGKYRKTHIPHVNPGFWEKFYFKPGNLGYPCFDTAFARIGVYICYDRHFPEGARCLGLNGAEIIFNPSATVAGLSEYLWKLEQPAHAVANGYFVGAINRVGTEAPWNIGEFYGQSYFCDPRGQIIAEGSRDQDELVVADLDMDKIREVRNTWQFFRDRRPDAYGPIVAD
- a CDS encoding CoA-acylating methylmalonate-semialdehyde dehydrogenase, coding for MKYERVKNFYNGEFVESTSANDFDVTSPLDGNLLATVPMSTPDELERAVRSAKKAFESWSKLPIKERVQVFFRYRYLLEKHSDELAALVSEENGKTIDEARAEVDKSIELTEFACSMPQLISGEIMEVSRGVECRTEHFPVGVVASIVPFNFPLMVPNWTMPNALVLGNTMIMKPSELVPLSCERMAELLKEAGLPDGVFNIVNGGKEIVEGICSHKDIEAVSFVGSTKVAKLVYQQSTHHLKRCIALGGAKNHLFVLPDANPAMTASNVTASMSGCAGQRCMAASAMLAVGNVDPIIDQIVAEARKIVPGKNLGAVISKAAKTRIEDYISEAERNGAKILVDGRGAVVEGKENGTYVGPTVIDFVKPDMSVATEEIFGPVISIMRTDTLDEAIKIENENPYGNAAAVFTQSGGLARYVMEHASAGMVGVNIGVPVPREPFSFGGWNESRFGANDITGRSSIEFWTKLKKTTTKWNPEAGVNWMS
- a CDS encoding NCS1 family nucleobase:cation symporter-1, whose translation is MTETVQHDDGRVELNADALKDIESSPLYNEDLAPVPVAKRNWTTYNYAALWISMAHCIPTYMMASGLISAGMNWWQALFTILLGNIIVLAPILLNSHPGTKYGIPFPVFARAAYGTMGSNVPALMRAIVACGWFGIQAWIGGQALQTFFAAFIPGWATLLGGPIGGHTPTEWLSFMIFWGMNIAIIYKGMDLLRIVENWAAPYVLVMTGILLAWILYQAGGVGFLLNEPGKFQTFGEFWPIFIPSLTAMIGFWATLSLNMPDFTRFGKSQKEQVVGQTVALPTTMVVFAAMGILITSAALIVFPDMNKADAWDPVKLVGQFSQPIVVAISMFTVVVATLSVNIAANVVSPANDFANAFPKLISFRTGGLITGIIGILMMPWKLLADPSGYIFGWLVGYSGGLGSIAGVLIADYWLVRNKNLNLGDLYRSKGIYGGWNWSAVIATLLGCFFAWIGLIIPILRPLYDYAWFVGFGVAFVVHWALMAAIPPTEKNNEIRES
- a CDS encoding DUF4160 domain-containing protein, which produces MSVLIECKIDFANDTVALYVERALVEKLRGNRIEIRLNEHSPPHFHVVGADYDASFKIENCEHLNGNISARDLRYIRYWFFEMGAKKKLIEFWNSSRPSNCPVGPIV